The Desulfovibrio legallii genome segment ACAGGCGCAGGCCCTTCACCGGGGCAAGGCGCTGGGCGTAGCGGGCGGCCAGGGCGCGCCGCGCCGGGGCGAATTCGTTTTCCAGGCGGCCCAGCTGCACGCGGCCCACGGCGGCCATGATGTTGCTCATGTGGTAGCGCCAGCCCTGGCGTTTGACGTCCGGATCCCAGGAGCGCGTGCCGGAAAAGCGCTTCTGGGCGTCGTTTTCCACCGAGAGCAGGCGGGCGTCCGAGGCCAGGCGGGCCACTTCGGGGTCAAAGGCGACCAGGCAGCCGCCTTCGCCGCAGGTGATGTTCTTGATGCCGTCGAAGCTGAAGCAGACCACGTCGCCGAAGCTGCCGATTTTGCGGCCGTGGCGCAGGCAGCCGAAGGCGTGGGCCGCGTCTTCCACCACGCGCAGGCCGTGGCGGCGGGCAAAGGCGTAAACTTCTTCCAGCTGCCAGGGATTGCTGGCGTAGTGCACGGGCATGACGGCGATGGTGCGGGGGCTTAAGCGGCGGGCGGCGTCCTTAAGGTCCAGGGTGCCCGTTTCTTCCAGAACGTCGCAGGCCACGGGGCGGCAGCCCGCGGCGCTGATGGCCTGGAAGGAGGCCACAAAGGTCAGGCTGGGCACCAGCACCTCTGGTTTGCCGTCCTGGAGGCCGCAGCCGGCGGCCACGGCGTCCACGGCCAGGTGCAGGGCCGCGGTGCCGGAATTGACGGTCACCACCTGCGCGGGCGCCACGCCCAGGTAGGCGGCCAGCTCTTCTTCAAAGCGGCGCACTTCCGCGCCCATGCCCAGATAGCCGTCCTCCAGCAGGACGCGCGCCACGGCGCGCGCCTCCGCCTCGCCCACGATGGACCGGGACAAACGCATGGCCGACATACACAGCCTCCTTGTGGGGCTAGCCCACTTCGGCCTTCGTGTCGCTCAATAACGTGTCCAGGTCAAGCAGAATCAGCAGCCGGTCGTCCAGCTTGCCCACGCCGCGGATGTATTCCGAGCCTATGCCGCAGACCACGGGGGGCGCGGGCTCCACGGTGGAGGCGGGGATGCGCAGCACCTCGGAGACGCCGTCCACCAGAAAGCCCACGATTTTCTGGTTGAATTCCATGACCACAATGCGGGTGCGGCTGTCGCGTTCCACCGGGGGCAGGTTGAAGCGGGTGCGCATGTTGATGACCGGAATGACCTTGCCGCGCAGGTTGATGACGCCCTCAATATAATTGGCCGCGTGCGGGACCATGGTGAT includes the following:
- a CDS encoding DegT/DnrJ/EryC1/StrS family aminotransferase, which translates into the protein MRLSRSIVGEAEARAVARVLLEDGYLGMGAEVRRFEEELAAYLGVAPAQVVTVNSGTAALHLAVDAVAAGCGLQDGKPEVLVPSLTFVASFQAISAAGCRPVACDVLEETGTLDLKDAARRLSPRTIAVMPVHYASNPWQLEEVYAFARRHGLRVVEDAAHAFGCLRHGRKIGSFGDVVCFSFDGIKNITCGEGGCLVAFDPEVARLASDARLLSVENDAQKRFSGTRSWDPDVKRQGWRYHMSNIMAAVGRVQLGRLENEFAPARRALAARYAQRLAPVKGLRLFATDPQDHIVPHILPVRVLDGRKDAVVRALADKGIPTGVHYKPNHLLSFFGGGSPSLPVTEALYAQILTLPLHPGLSNADVDAVCDALAAALS
- a CDS encoding chemotaxis protein CheW, with product MTQTTPTPPNAPGASPAASAAAPAHEDNLLQLVTFHIGDEEFGVDILSVQEIIRPMQITMVPHAANYIEGVINLRGKVIPVINMRTRFNLPPVERDSRTRIVVMEFNQKIVGFLVDGVSEVLRIPASTVEPAPPVVCGIGSEYIRGVGKLDDRLLILLDLDTLLSDTKAEVG